A DNA window from Phoenix dactylifera cultivar Barhee BC4 chromosome 13, palm_55x_up_171113_PBpolish2nd_filt_p, whole genome shotgun sequence contains the following coding sequences:
- the LOC103697237 gene encoding protein OCTOPUS-like produces MSLQVQRLPSSSCHLHPDELVTGFCASCLRERLAHLDSASSGRKSASSSAFKSLFFKAVGGGQPASSNSTSSSFSRPELRRCKSFSCGRGDGFSGPRASASFELHRKSCDVRVRNTLWSLFHQDNSERDKNRARDPFLPSASSSSSASAAAGGEVEGECPNLRFPPPSSSVAAPVLETWEAEEEEEGRDNGDEIRVVGPVLVVGTSGEIEGGEREEAELKPMKDHRGFDSAGQAKKPPPKDLKDIAGSFWLAASVFSKKLQKWRRKQKLKKQQGGSKAAASTMPPSEKPPRSSRRFRDTHSEIAIDAFGRRSCDSDPRFSLDAGRFSFDDPRFSWDEPRASWDGFLSGGRSLFPRLPPMLSVVEDAPAPAVQRSDGQIPVEEDAMTPGGSTQTRDYSLDLSSWRRRSFERSNSVRKATIETDERQPASNAKASPASGTEFFPFHPGSLLDRDLRDFSSNSLRDDRSESFVSAFRDSCKGSCTKKSGRWSKAWNIWGLIHRRGSSRGGDDVVRRSYSESWPELRARGCSGKISRCNSSVSSRSSFNGDGGGGFGSMTRNSVVETDGHGKRRREEIVLERNRSARYSPSHFEKGLLRFHLTPMRNSRRNGGSSGKGKHVGSHYLTRSVLGSHRAGSCSSWE; encoded by the coding sequence ATGAGTCTCCAGGTCCAGcgcctcccttcttcctcctgcCACCTCCACCCCGACGAGCTCGTCACCGGCTTCTGCGCTTCCTGCCTCCGCGAGCGCCTCGCCCACCTCGACTCTGCCTCCTCCGGCCGCAAGTCCGCTTCGTCCTCCGCCTTCAAATCCCTCTTCTTCAAGGCCGTTGGAGGAGGGCAACCCGCTTCATCAAACTCCACCTCCTCTTCGTTTTCGCGCCCGGAGCTCCGCCGCTGCAAGTCCTTTTCCTGCGGTCGCGGCGACGGCTTCTCCGGGCCCCGTGCCTCCGCTTCATTCGAGCTCCACCGCAAGTCCTGCGACGTCCGCGTCCGCAACACCCTCTGGTCCCTCTTCCACCAGGACAACAGCGAGAGGGACAAGAACCGGGCGCGAGACCCTTTCCTCccctcggcctcctcctcctcctccgcctccgccgcgGCGGGCGGGGAGGTCGAGGGCGAGTGCCCGAACCTACGATTCCCTCCCCCGTCTTCCTCCGTCGCGGCTCCCGTGCTCGAAACCTGGgaagcggaggaggaggaggaggggagagacAACGGGGACGAAATCAGGGTCGTGGGCCCCGTCCTCGTGGTCGGAACGTCGGGGGAGATCGAGGGAGGAGAGCGGGAGGAGGCGGAGCTGAAACCGATGAAGGACCACAGAGGTTTCGACTCCGCTGGCCAAGCCAAGAAGCCCCCTCCTAAAGACCTCAAGGACATCGCCGGCAGCTTCTGGCTCGCCGCCTccgtcttcagcaagaagcTCCAGAAGTGGCGGCGGAAGCAGAAGCTCAAGAAGCAGCAGGGCGGCAGCAAGGCGGCCGCGTCCACCATGCCGCCGTCGGAAAAGCCCCCCAGGTCGTCCCGGCGATTCCGCGACACGCATTCGGAGATCGCCATCGATGCGTTCGGCCGGCGGTCCTGCGACAGCGACCCGCGGTTCTCCCTCGACGCCGGCCGGTTCTCCTTCGACGACCCCCGGTTCTCGTGGGACGAGCCCAGGGCCTCCTGGGACGGCTTCCTCAGCGGAGGCCGATCCCTGTTCCCTCGCCTCCCTCCCATGCTCTCCGTCGTCGAGGACGCCCCCGCCCCGGCCGTACAGCGGTCGGACGGCCAGATCCCCGTCGAGGAGGACGCCATGACCCCGGGCGGCTCCACCCAGACACGGGACTACTCCTTGGACTTATCTAGCTGGCGGCGGCGGAGCTTCGAGCGGTCAAACTCTGTCCGGAAGGCGACCATCGAGACTGACGAGCGACAGCCGGCCTCCAATGCCAAGGCGTCTCCTGCCAGTGGCACCGAGTTCTTCCCCTTCCACCCGGGAAGCTTGCTCGACAGGGATCTAAGAGATTTCAGCTCAAATTCTTTGAGGGACGATCGCTCCGAGAGCTTTGTATCGGCTTTCAGAGACTCCTGCAAGGGGAGTTGTACAAAGAAGTCCGGGAGGTGGAGCAAGGCATGGAACATCTGGGGGCTTATACACCGCCGAGGCAGCAGCAGAGGAGGAGACGATGTGGTTAGGAGATCCTACTCGGAGTCGTGGCCCGAGCTGCGGGCTCGGGGCTGCAGTGGGAAGATTTCGCGGTGCAACAGCAGTGTGAGTTCGAGGAGCTCATTCAACGGCGATGGTGGTGGCGGTTTTGGGAGCATGACGAGGAACAGCGTGGTGGAGACCGACGGAcatgggaagaggaggagggaggagatcgTGTTGGAGAGGAACCGGAGTGCGAGGTACTCTCCCAGCCATTTTGAGAAGGGCTTGCTAAGGTTCCACTTGACACCAATGCGGAATAGCCGGAGGAATGGGGGGTCGTCGGGGAAGGGAAAGCACGTCGGTTCTCATTACCTGACAAGGAGCGTGCTAGGATCGCACCGAGCCGGTTCATGTTCTTCCTGGGAGTAG